The Bacteroidales bacterium genome includes a window with the following:
- a CDS encoding DUF2877 domain-containing protein produces MAFLIDPRFENNFETSFQKAYVKHIRTAWEDIKNGKLIQGVKKIKGSGFGLTPGGDDFIAGMLYALILTEKIQKRDTGKIRKSIYDAAKGKNDISRTMLYHAYKGAYFKQFKDLINAFINNDKNIKQYFKNLIATGETSGSDMLTGFCLGLKMFSFDL; encoded by the coding sequence TTGGCCTTTTTAATTGATCCGAGATTTGAGAATAATTTTGAAACAAGTTTTCAAAAGGCTTATGTGAAACACATTCGAACAGCATGGGAAGATATTAAAAACGGAAAGTTAATTCAAGGAGTTAAAAAAATAAAAGGTTCAGGATTCGGATTAACACCGGGAGGAGACGATTTTATTGCAGGTATGCTGTATGCTTTAATATTAACAGAAAAAATACAAAAAAGAGATACCGGGAAAATAAGAAAATCAATTTACGATGCGGCAAAAGGAAAAAATGACATTTCAAGAACCATGTTGTATCATGCATACAAAGGTGCATATTTTAAACAATTCAAAGATTTGATAAATGCTTTCATTAACAATGATAAAAACATAAAACAATATTTTAAAAATTTAATTGCGACAGGAGAAACGTCAGGCTCTGATATGCTGACAGGGTTCTGTTTGGGTTTAAAGATGTTTTCTTTTGATTTATAA